The nucleotide sequence ACAATAAGGCTTGTCTCCAATACTTGCCGTGATGTGTAAACATTAAGCCAAGCAGAGAGTGCGGCCCTAATAGAACACTGCTTGCTATTTGTTGGCTGTCTTCCTCCCTTTTGAAAGATCTCTCTTCCTCAGATTTCCATGAGGAAGTCCCACGGTGACTGTGAGAACCAGACCACCTGGCTGATCCTGGTGGGCTTTGGGGAGCTGAAACGCCTGggcttcctccctttctccctctttctagCCATCTATGTGGTGACAGTCGGTGGCAATATCCTCATTGTGCTTGCTGTGGCCTCCAGTAGGaccctccacacacccatgtacttcttcctctgcCACTTTTCCCTGCTAGAGATCGCCTACACATCCAACATCATGCCTCGGCTGTTACGGGGCTtcctggaaggaggggacagcatctcactggccagctgcctcatgcAGTTCTACGTGTTTGCCTCCCTGGCTGCCGCTGAGTGCctcatgctctctgccatgtcCTATGACCGTTACTTGGCCATCTGCCATCCCCTTCACTACCCTGTCCTCATGAgcacctggtcctgcagccgcCTGGCCACCGGTGCATGGCTCAGTGGCTTCCTCTTCTCGGCCTTCACTCTGGCCTTGGCcgcccctctgtccctctgtccggGCAGCAGGGTGATTGACCACTACTTCTGTGACTTCGCTCCGGTTGTAGGGCTGTTCTGTGGGGAGGTGTGGATCATGTGGGGAGCTGGCGTCAGCATCTCGGGCTGCCTTACGCTCGGCCCCTTCTTGTTGATCGTCACATCCTACGTCTTCATCCTGAGGACTGTGCTGAGAATACCTTCAGGCCAGGGGAGACAgaaagccttctccacctgctcctcccacctcagtGTGGTTGGACTGTTTTATGGCACTCTCGTTGTGGTCTACGTGGCCCCCACAGACCACATGCCCCCCTTGCTCCGGAAGGCCTTCTCGGTCCTCTACACCGTGCTCACTCCCATGGTCAACCCCATCATCTACAGTCTCAAGAATCAAGAAGTAAAACGTGCTCTGCACCAGCTCTGGAGACGGCTCGTCTGAGGACGTGCCCGCACTGAGGTGTCCCCGATATTAACTTAGTCCATTCCTCAGAATAAGACAGAGAAGGCCCTTGTGTTGAAAAGACGGAGACAATGGGATCGAAAGCAAGTATCTCACAAAATGAGGTAACTTCAATTTTCCATTGTGAGTGGGTAGAGATCAAAAATGCTTGTCCCTACAGGCTTCAttcataaacatttattttgatgaattaaaatggaaaagaatgaaagaactgGGCAGGAACTCCAGATGGAGACTGCTGACagattctttcattttattattttgtttcctgtgttggtggtttgcctgcatacatgtgtgtgcatacatgtgtgtgcctctTGCTTGGCACCATGGAGAACAGAAGGTGTCGATCAGTTCCTTGGAACTCAGTTTAtagacagtgtgagctgccatggttAAGGCCGAAACAGGAACGAGAACAATACGCCCTACAAGTTAATGGGAGACCAAGACAGGAACAATACACCCTGCGAGTTAATGGGAGACCAAGACTGGAACAATACACCCTGCAAATTAATGGGAGACCAAGACAGGAACAATACACCCTGCAAGTTAATGGGAGACCAAGACTGGAACAATAGACCTTGCAGGTTAAGGGTTCTGGTTGCAGTTAAGACAGCTGAGAATAAGTTCCTGTCCTTCCTGTGTTTGTTCGAcccatctgcaccagatgtgcttgctcacatgtgggcaggaggtacATGAGCAGGAAATATGCCATAATGTATGCTTGCCCCTAACTGGGTGCAGGATACATGCTTGCCCCTAACTGGGTGCAGGATACATGCTTGCCCCTAACTGGGTGCAGGATACATGCTTGCCCATGATTGGGTGCAGGATACATGCTTGCCCATAACTGGGTGCAGGATACATGCTTGCCCATGATTGGGTGCAGGATACATGCTTGCCCATGATTGGGTGCAGGATACATGCTTGCCCATGATTGGGTGCAGGATACATGTTTGCCCATGATTGGGCACGGTGGGAAAGACGGTGACTCCGCACCATTTCCTAAGAACCCTGGATGGAATGGTCCACCATCCTGTCCAGTACTtaattaaaacttgcttcaaatttggctcagaaaaaaaaatgcagaaccAGTCTTTCTCTCGATAGTCTCAGGTTTAACaccatgtgggcactgagaactgaactcgggtcttctggaagagcagccagtgctcttggccagtgagccgtctctccagcctctcctttcGATTCCTAATCCAAGGCTGCCAGGTCTAAAATTGGAAGCAAAGGAAAGAGGGGGTGAAGAGGCAGTTGAAACCAGAGTTAAGACAGGACTTCCTGCCATGCTCCAAATGATAgctcagaaatgaagaaataaactcTTAGCCTTAAAGTCCACAGGGAGTACTAGCCAGAGGTTGGCCTTGGAAAACAAAGGTCAGTTAGGGAACAGTCAAATGCTCAAACTACCCAAGCCTGGAGCCCAGGAGACCAATTAGGCCACTGCTCTATGAGTCCCAATTAGTTGCTATCATTGATATTGGAACAATAAATAGTAGCAGACAGGAAGGAGGCAattaaataaggaaggaaggagaaattaAACCCAGAGAACTaagtctttctgcctctctcagaGAGTCTTTGAAgactttaaaaatggaaaaagctAAGAGCAGTGGCATGTGTCCTTAGCCCCAGGGGTTCAGGACAGACTAGACAACAAAGGCAAACTCcatctctttaaaaaagaaaaaaaaattctgccaggcagtggtggcgcacacctttaatcccagccctcaggaggcaaaacaggcagatctctgagttcaaggctagcctggtctacagagtgagttccaggacagccagggctacacagagaatccctgtctcataaagaaaaaaaaaaagtctgggttGTGTCTCAATGATTGCTGAGAccaggtgtgtgtcaggggtgcCCCTGAATGGAGGCTTTGAGAGGCCATCGTATGACGCTGTGAAGGTggagcctggattgccttggagaccccaagatactGAAGATACTAGAGTTGTggaatacctgctgaggagagctgctaacaggaagtggaaccagcccaagagaaagaagtgtgttgcagtcaacaaagctgaaaggagctggagatctgaagggcgctttgacatcagacatggagatgcagagtttggagtttgcccagctggttttcattcTTGCTTTGGACCGTATTTCCTCACTATCTCCCTTTCTTACATTTTGGAATgctaatgtatatcctgtgccactgtatgttggaagtatgtgatccgcttttttattttgtttttacaggggatgacagttaagagattgcatgcatctcagaagagactttgaatttggatttttaaacattGCTGAGACTGTAATAGACTATGAGGACTTATTAAGTGGGACTGgatgcatttctgcattatgttatagctgtgagcctatgggggacagggagtggaatgtggtggtttgaacaggtatgtcccccatagactcatggatctgaatgcttggcccataggaagtggcactattaggagatgtggtcttgttgggggaagtgtgtccctgtggtgGTGGGCTTGAGGcttcatatgctcaagctacatccaGTGTGGTACACAGCCTCCTTCTGCTGGCtactgatcaagatgtagaactctcagtgtTAGGATCCTGTGTATGTGCagcgtcttacatcatcagtgggcACTGGTGACTATGTACCCGCCGCATGGTCGCACAATCCCCACCTTAAAAAGTCAGacaccaacccccaccccctccctccctccctccctccctccctccctctctctctctctgctctctcctctctgctccctccccccaggcctggctcccctctctctcccccctttcccttctcaTAAAGCCCTCTGTAACTCTGATAGTCGTGGCCAAGGCTCGTGACTTTTCCACCAGTAACCAGCTCCGCCACCAGCTCCGTTCATCCTTTCATTGGTGCCGTGGACTTTATAGGAAATTCTGCGTACTCAGCGTTCGGGGCTGAACGTTGGAAGCCTGCGACTGCCGGGCCGCTATGCGTTTACCCACCACCACCGTACAGCGTCGGGACTGTGCTCACGACCCCTGAAGCTCCTACCCACTGCCGCATCTCCCCAAGATTGGTGAGTCCCAACAGCTGCAGCCTGAGCGATATCATTCACGCCGCTGCGTACCACGACGCATTCTATCTTGATGAAGTATAGGATGCCGTCCAGCCCCCAGGGGGTCTTATGGGTACGTAAGCCCCAGCCCTTACCCCTATTGTGACAACGGTCTGAGAAACCTGTGCTGTTAATGCCGATTCACAGACTGCCTATTCCCAGGGACGCTTGAGATAAGAGCCTGGGAtccttgtttgttattttaattttttatttttctctcggctGCAGCCATGGGACATAGGGGAGGTTACCAGTAAATTTGGCCACATAACAGTTTCatgggaacttctgccagcaaatgggcaaataaaacgagttaccttatccccaagctttctactGAAGCTCtgaaccctcctccctccccctacaGCCCCCTGCCACTTGCAACCACATCTGTCTgacttctgcttcctgttctccaGCAGTGGGCGGGctttaactcaccttaactctTCCCACTCGTTCTCAAGCTGCCCTGAGAATCGCAGAAGGGTCTGAAAGCCAGCTAGAAtgcatacaaataagtttacggtcaggacccacatggggatcacagtaatcaggatggctctttagccagagatcagtttatagCCTGCCTCCTGGCTGGTCTTGCAAAAGATGTCCTCAAGTCAGCAGACATCGAAAAATTCAAGACATGGAGTAAAATACATCTCTTGTTTcccagaagccccccccccctcaacataggactaaaacttaagcatctggagagcaaggctcttGACCCTAAAGGCGAAAGTTTCATCTGTGGCATCCAAGgtgttccagagagagagagagaaaaaaaaaagcctgagaaCAAAATTGCTAAGTGCTGGTGCATGCTGGGATCTCACCTCTCCTgtttccctattgttggggtagggagggcagccttacacacacacacacacacacacacacacacacacacacaccagatttaattgtactttcagggttacttaatgggaaaaggttttccagctaaggtaggggctttcatttcattgctccctccatgtgcctcgcTCCAGACTGTCacagtgcttctcctcctcatgcacacagacagggagGGCCCTGATCTCTCTGCcctgtccctaattccaaagaaataagttctcacacaccacaagcttttctcttcccggTTCCCTCTCCTAACTCACtgctcagctaatggtacaggaccaccacagaactagAGTCCagggatcatcaagtaagaaacagtAATAATCAAAAGGTTTTTACACCCCCAggcccaaaagtgtctgggctctgcaaaaacagactttaatgtAACAGTCTAtcactgttaaatgctctcaacaattggtcacctgtgtctcctggatgctaaactagtaaaggaaacaggtgccttaaatgatctgtctctgataaagcttaaaaacatgttccaatctctctgtctctcccattaacactaaccaatatgAGCAGAGAACTAAACGCTACAaatggtcactaattttctcatggctgcttaacatgttcaaaatttttcccacgctccagaaaccagcttaaatccatctggacaggtcagatctacttcaggcttttcctgtctcaccagcatcctgcCAGACACAAAAGAGGCCAGAGTGCCAAGCCAAGAGGGCTGGACAGctccagggcagcaggacagCCCATCATCCCAGGACACAGCCCATCATCCCAGGACACCTGTCTGCCTCAGAAGGCCTCCTTCCTTACCCCCCACCAAGAGCCAACCGATGCCCACCAAGTCaactggaagcagtttttccaggAGAAACAATGCCCCTGTTTCTATTCACtcgcttttttataataagcaaaaagtgtGGAATGTTAGGATCCTGTACATACACAGCATCTTACATCATTAGCGGGCACTGGCATCTAGTACCCACCATGTAGTCATGCAATCCCTGCCTTAAAAAGCAAGACGCAGACCCCCTACccccctctctgttctctgctctctgctctgctccctccccccaggcctggctcccctctctctcccccctttcccttctcaTAAAGCCCTCCATAACTCTGATAGTTGCAGCTGTGGCTCATGACTTTTCCGCAGGTAACCAGCTCCGCCACCAGCTCCATCCATCCTttcactcagctccttctccagcaccatgtctgcctgcgtgccaacatgtcctaccatgatgataatggactaaacctctgaactgtaagccaccccaattaaatgttttcctttataagagttgacatgggccgggtggtggtggcagtggcggcggcggcggcggcggcggcggcacacacctttaatcccagcactctggaggcagaggcaggcggatctctgtgagttccaggccagcctggtctacagaatgagttccaggaaaggcgcaaagctacacaagagaaaccctgtctcggaaaaaaaaaaaaaaaaaaaaaaaaaaaaaaaaaaaaaaaagagttgccatggtcatggtgtctctttataacaatagaaaccctaactaagacacatactaACTCGGTCCAAGggttccccctctcctctctccagctctcctggGTTTTGCCACCATCTTCTACAGACTGATGGAAACAGcaatttaaaatgcaaaacatGGAACTGGAAAGATGCCTTtttggttggggtgggggggttggttttggtttttggtttttttgagacaaggtttctctgcatagccctggctgacctggacctcactctgcaaaccaggctggcctcaaactcacagagatccacctgcctctgcctcccaagcgctgggattaaaggtgtgtcatcaCCACCCTTGATGGGGACCTAGTttgggttcccaacacccacatggcagctcccaaccatttgtaactccaattccagaagctcagaccctctcttctggcctgaggGCACCAGGAATGTATGcagtgtgttcacatgcatgtgctcacacacaagcacacaagatACTCATAtacttacaataaaaataaatactttttaaaaagggaaaaaaaacagttaaTCAGGTTCCCAGAATCTCTTTTGTAAATACTTACAGTCTTACAAATTTCACTTTAGAAAGTGGCCTCTGTTGTCAGAGGACTCACAAGAAGTGAAAATGAACAGATTTCCCCCCTTAATCTCCCGGAACATCCTTTCAAGTTTTACAAAACACTTTAAGAAACCAGATCCTGCTGGGTGTGTTGGTAcacacccgtaatcccagcactcagaggctgaggcaagaggatcaacaGTCCAAGGCCACGCTTTACCCCTCCCTCGGTCACATGATCTTCCTAGTCCCTCCTGTGGACAGTGTATATTTTCTGCATTAGGTGAAGGGTGAGCTTGGCCACGTGACTTGTTTTGGCCAATAGAATATCAATAGATGTGATACTAGGAGGAACTAGAAAGGTGTTTACATACTGTTGTCTGAGTTTTTATGCCCTTATGGTTACAGAAAAGAACACAGCCCCACACTCAGATATTAAACCCAAGGCACAGGCCTGATCTCAACCCAGATTCTCCTGTAGCATCAGATCGCCGGCGGCACCACAACCTGCCAGACACAAGAGCCAGGAAACAGTGATGCTGGAAGCCACtgagtttgggggtggggggtggggatttaCAACCAGCAAGGAAACTAAATACTGAAAATGTCCCACCCCAAGACGGTCTCGGAACcatgttgtttgtgttttccctttttaaattgcgtgcatgtatatatgtgcatattcatgtgcacacataagtGAGTGAGCCCTCCCCGTTCCGTGTGTGTGGGATTGGAAGGTGGACCCCTAGTTTGCTGCTGTGCACAGTGCCCCCCCAGGCAGGTGCGGCCAGGCTGTGGGAGAAAAGCAGCTCGGCAAGCCACGGGAAGCAGAGCAGAGTTCCTCcgaggtctctgcttcagttcctgccgtggatgatggactgtgacctgtaagccaaacaaaccccttCTTctgccaagttgcttttggtcgtggggTTATCATAGAAAGAACACTAGCACAGCCTCCTCCACGCGTGGAATTCGGAAGGGCTCCCTTAGACTATCGGCCACATTGCCCTAAATCAGGCCCCCTGGCCGCCTTGACCAACTCCTGTTTCTCTCCAAATGACATCAGCGGACAAGGGCACTGTCACTCCTTCTCTGAGGCTTATGCCCCACTATTGAACCAGTACAGTAGGTGGGGGGTTGTGGCGGTTTGAAtaggaacggcccccataggcccatagatttgaacacttggtcaccagggaaCGGCACAAtgtgaaaggattaggaggtgtggccttgttggaggaagtgtgtcatgtcggggaggtggggaagggggcaAAGTTGAGGTTCAAGGACCCAAGCCAAGCTTAgatcctgctgcctgtggatgcaGATATAAAATCTCCTCACCTTCTCCAGTACCGTGCTCTCCTCCATGAGGATGATGGACTAAatcctgaaactgtaagccagtcccaattaaatgctttcctttctaagagaTCATGgcatctctccacagcaataggaCAAACACTGAGACAGGGATGCAGAGCAGTCCCTTTCCTGGGGGACTTGGTTCTAGGAGACCCATCTCTTAGGAGCCTGTATCTTATATTATCACATATATTGTGTTGGTCTCAAGACTCTCCTATGTCTGTTGTTAGGTGACTCCTACTTAAGTGTGCCCTTCCTTGGTACAGACAAACCAGACACACTTTGGAATAGTTCAACATCCATCTCTATGAGTTTTAGAGAAGTTCCCAGAATAACTCTCAGACTCACAGCCATGGATTTCAAATCAAAGGCTAGCATGATAGAtaggtatagatagatagatagatagatagatagatagatagatagatagatagatagatagagggagggaggtagacagacagagaaagagagagataggtaggtagatagacaggtagatagagatagagatagagatagagatagagatagagagagagagagagagagagagagagagagagagagagtaggtaggtaggtagacaggtaggtagacaggtagatagataggtaggtagatagacagataggtagatagatatagcTAGATAAAGTGACCATCACCTCAGGCCTTTCTCAGGACACCAAATCCTGAGTCTCCAATCCACAGCAAATAGTAGGGCTACATAGAAATCCCAGAGGTGGGCCTGGAGatgtggctcggtggttaagaacactgactgatcttccagaggacccaggttcagttcccaacacctacatggcagctcacaactgtctgtaattccatttccaggggacctgaaaacaccaatgcacataaaataaaaatatattttttttaatccctggGGTAACACGATCCAACAAATGTCCATTGCCGACCTTCCCAGGTGAAAACAAATTGCTCTTCCTACGCCACAAAATGGTGCTGACCCAAAGTCAGGGTTAATTCATGTGTGGTCCCAGAGCTGCGCACACTCTTGGCAATACAGGCCTTTCGCCAGGTGCCGCGCAGGCCACACGGGGGCGCTGTCTGGCTGTGTTTTGCCCGTACTATATCAGCTTGTCTGCCAAGCAACCAAATACTGCTGCAAACAGACCACCCCTCTTGGTGGGAAGGGGTGGCCCCTCACCACAGGCTTTATCGTCTTTTCAAAATATCCATCCCTAGACTATACTCAACCACCAGGAGACACACTGCAGTCTGCTTGGCTGGAGTCCCAGCCCACCAAGACCCAACATGTAAACACGTTTATAAAGTTAGGTGTGTCTCAGGAGCCAGGCTCGGTCCCACACAGCATCAGCACCTGCAGTGAGgccagaggcagagctgggggctgggggagccTACCCGACTGCTCGGCCCACAGAAGTCAGCTCTTTCCAGCTCCTGCAACCCTGTGCACCTGCTCATCAAGCATGGCCCCCAGAGGAAGTCTGGCACATTTTTAACTCTCAGACTACCCACATTAAGTCGGTGCAGAATTCTGTTTGCTAACCGTCTCTGTCGGCTCGCCAGCATCGGCCTACAGCAGATGCATCCCAGCTGTCACCTGGCTCAGTAGCTAGTGTTTCTCCCTGATTCTCTGGTCCCAGGTCTGTAGGCTCTGCCTTAAAGAACAGGTTATAATGGGGACTAATTTTTCTACACCCTCCACAGTCAGCAAGGAACTGTCTGCCTGTCCCAGGAACGCAGTATCCGGGTCAAGAGCGGCTCCTCCCCTGGGCTCTGAACGACTGCTTTCCAAGCTCCCGCAAAGCCGTTACAGTACAAGTACTGTAGCTCAAGTGTTCTGTGGCCGTTCTCTGCTTCCGGGCGGACAGCTTTGGCCCATGCACTGTCTTAAAGAGCTCATTCTCTAAATGACAAGCCCAAGCTTCTCATTTCTCTCTGGGTTGGCGTCTTGTGCACGCTCTGGCTTCTCAGCCCTTGGCCAGGAGAATGCAGATTCTGCACTTCCGTGGGTGGGTCCGCACTGCccccacccagcactggggacgGACCCTTAGCACGCGCACATAGCTGGAAtgcctctactgctgagctacagaCACAGGCCGTCCTTGAGTTATAGTTATCTATACGTTTCCTATACCCTTATTTTGTGATTGTTTACCCCAAATGGAGGTTGAGGCGGGGCTCCCTGGCCTTAATCCCAGTCATAGTCTGGTGAAAGGAATTTAAAGTCCACGCCTAGAACAACCCACCCATTAACTGACAGGCTTCCATTCTTATCCAAAATCTAATctaattcctttttttctccctatATAAATCTACCAGTGCTGAGTTTAGGTACATGTTATTGTAGATGCTAGTTctgtatttctaaaataaaagcattattttatatacagcttaaagtgtatgtgtgtgttattttatatttagtttaactgtgtgtgtgtgtgtgtgtgtgtgtgtgtgtgtgtgtgtgtgtgtgtgtgtataaaa is from Peromyscus maniculatus bairdii isolate BWxNUB_F1_BW_parent chromosome 20, HU_Pman_BW_mat_3.1, whole genome shotgun sequence and encodes:
- the LOC102926982 gene encoding olfactory receptor 11A1-like, with the translated sequence MRKSHGDCENQTTWLILVGFGELKRLGFLPFSLFLAIYVVTVGGNILIVLAVASSRTLHTPMYFFLCHFSLLEIAYTSNIMPRLLRGFLEGGDSISLASCLMQFYVFASLAAAECLMLSAMSYDRYLAICHPLHYPVLMSTWSCSRLATGAWLSGFLFSAFTLALAAPLSLCPGSRVIDHYFCDFAPVVGLFCGEVWIMWGAGVSISGCLTLGPFLLIVTSYVFILRTVLRIPSGQGRQKAFSTCSSHLSVVGLFYGTLVVVYVAPTDHMPPLLRKAFSVLYTVLTPMVNPIIYSLKNQEVKRALHQLWRRLV